A genomic segment from Hypomesus transpacificus isolate Combined female chromosome 13, fHypTra1, whole genome shotgun sequence encodes:
- the ptprea gene encoding receptor-type tyrosine-protein phosphatase epsilon isoform X1 has product MIPVLFLVATTITPNYSSSGNKTSEDQHQSQHILPTLLVLSLLLVIIVLLAWYFHRLRNQRKAVVTTVDKKIPNGILEEPEQTVVLLPRSPTASRTYLPIPVDCLEEEFRLRSADDGKLFREEFNCLPSGYTQGTCDEANKEENKDKNRYPNILPYDQSRVVLTQLEGNPCSDYVNASFIDGYTEKNKFIAAQGPKQDTVADFWRMIWEQKVATIVMLTNLKERKEDKCYQYWPDQGCWTYGNIRVAVEDFTVLVDYTIRKFCVQYQASDTSKTPRLVTQLHFTSWPDFGVPFSPIGMLKFLKKVKLVNPSFAGPIVVHCSAGVGRTGTFIVIDGMIDMMHLEQKVDVFGFVSKIRDQRSQLVQTDMQHSFIYQALLEYYLYGDTELDVSSLEGHLHKLHNTSAPLDRVGLEEEFKKLTNMRIMKENMRTGNLPANMKKNRVLQIIPYDFNRVILSMRRGQEFTDYVNASFIDGYRQKDYFIATQGPLSHTVEDFWRMVWEWKCHSIVMLTELQEREQEKCLQYWSTEDSVTYGDYSIEMKGDTLCDTFSLRDLVLTFGPEKQTRLVRHFHFHGWPEIGIPAEGKGMIDIIASVQRQQQQSGNHPIVVHCSAGAGRTGTFIALSNILERVKAEGLLDVFQTVKSLRMQRPHMVQTVEQYDFCYRVVQDFVDIFSDYANFK; this is encoded by the exons ATGATCCCAGTTCTGTTTTTGGTGGCAACCACAATAACACCCAATTACTCTTCCAGTGGAAACAAAACCAGTG agGACCAGCACCAGAGCCAGCACATCCTCCCCACTCTGCTGGTTCTCTCCCTGCTGCTGGTCATCATTGTGCTCCTGGCCTGGTACTTTCACAG GTTAAGAAACCAGAGAAAGGCTGTTGTCACCACAGTCGACAAGAAGATACCGAATGGCATTTTGGAAGAGCCAG AACAGACTGTGGTGCTGCTCCCCAGATCCCCCACGGCCTCCAGGACCTACCTCCCCATCCCCGTGGACTGCCTGGAGGAAGAGTTCCGGCTCCGCTCTGCTGACGATGGCAAGCTCTTCAGGGAGGAGTTCAAC TGCCTGCCCAGCGGCTACACCCAGGGAACGTGCGACGAGGCCAACAAGGAGGAGAACAAAGACAAGAATAGATACCCCAACATTCTACCAT ATGACCAGTCCAGAGTGGTGCTGACTCAGCTGGAGGGAAACCCCTGTTCAGACTACGTGAACGCTTCTTTCATTGAT GGGTACACAGAAAAGAACAAATTCATCGCAGCACAAG GACCGAAGCAGGACACAGTTGCAGATTTCTGGCGGATGATATGGGAGCAGAAGGTGGCCACCATAGTGATGCTGACAAACctcaaagagaggaaggag gacAAATGTTACCAGTACTGGCCCGATCAGGGCTGCTGGACCTATGGCAACATCCGCGTGGCTGTGGAAGACTTCACAGTCCTGGTGGACTACACCATACGCAAGTTCTGTGTTCAATAC CAGGCCAGCGACACGTCCAAGACCCCACGCCTGGTCACCCAGCTGCACTTCACCAGCTGGCCAGACTTTGGGGTTCCTTTCTCTCCCATCGGCATGCTCAAGTTCCTCAAGAAGGTCAAGCTGGTCAACCCCTCCTTCGCTGGACCCATTGTGGTCCACTGCAG CGCTGGCGTAGGCCGAACAGGCACCTTCATCGTCATCGACGGCATGATTGACATGATGCACCTGGAGCAGAAGGTCGACGTCTTTGGTTTTGTCTCCAAGATACGAGACCAGCGTTCTCAGCTGGTCCAGACAGAC ATGCAGCACTCCTTCATCTACCAGGCCCTGCTGGAATACTACCTCTACGGGGACACTGAGCTGGACGTGTCTTCTCTGGAAGGACACCTGCACAAACTCCACAACACCTCGGCTCCCCTCGACAGAgtgggcctggaggaggagttCAAG AAACTTACCAACATGCGAATCATGAAGGAGAACATGAGGACGGGGAATCTGCCTGCCAACATGAAGAAGAACCGAGTCCTCCAGATCATTCCAT ATGACTTCAACAGAGTGATTCTCTCCATGAGAAGAGGGCAGGAGTTCACAGATTACGTCAATGCATCTTTCATCGAC GGCTACAGGCAGAAGGACTACTTCATAGCCACCCAGGGCCCTCTGTCCCACACAGTGGAGGACTTCTGGAGGATGGTGTGGGAGTGGAAGTGTCACTCCATTGTCATGCTGACAGAgctccaggagagagagcag GAAAAGTGTTTGCAGTACTGGTCCACAGAGGATTCTGTCACCTATGGGGACTACAGCATAGAGATGAAAGGGGACACTTTGTGTGACACCTTTAGTCTACGAGACTTGGTCCTCACTTTTGGCCCG GAGAAGCAAACAAGACTGGTCAGGCACTTCCACTTCCACGGCTGGCCTGAGATTGGCATCCCTGCAGAGGGCAAGGGCATGATCGACATCATCGCCTCAGtgcagaggcagcagcagcagtcaggAAACCATCCTATTGTGGTTCACTGCAG tgCTGGTGCTGGGAGAACAGGTACGTTCATTGCTCTTAGCAACATCCTGGAGCGGGTCAAGGCTGAGGGGCTGCTGGATGTGTTCCAGACTGTGAAGAGTTTACGAATGCAGAGGCCCCATATGGTCCAAACAGTG GAACAGTATGACTTCTGCTACCGGGTGGTACAAGACtttgttgacattttctcagacTATGCCAATTTTAAATGA
- the ptprea gene encoding receptor-type tyrosine-protein phosphatase epsilon isoform X2, whose translation MRKNNFSNFKWLRNQRKAVVTTVDKKIPNGILEEPEQTVVLLPRSPTASRTYLPIPVDCLEEEFRLRSADDGKLFREEFNCLPSGYTQGTCDEANKEENKDKNRYPNILPYDQSRVVLTQLEGNPCSDYVNASFIDGYTEKNKFIAAQGPKQDTVADFWRMIWEQKVATIVMLTNLKERKEDKCYQYWPDQGCWTYGNIRVAVEDFTVLVDYTIRKFCVQYQASDTSKTPRLVTQLHFTSWPDFGVPFSPIGMLKFLKKVKLVNPSFAGPIVVHCSAGVGRTGTFIVIDGMIDMMHLEQKVDVFGFVSKIRDQRSQLVQTDMQHSFIYQALLEYYLYGDTELDVSSLEGHLHKLHNTSAPLDRVGLEEEFKKLTNMRIMKENMRTGNLPANMKKNRVLQIIPYDFNRVILSMRRGQEFTDYVNASFIDGYRQKDYFIATQGPLSHTVEDFWRMVWEWKCHSIVMLTELQEREQEKCLQYWSTEDSVTYGDYSIEMKGDTLCDTFSLRDLVLTFGPEKQTRLVRHFHFHGWPEIGIPAEGKGMIDIIASVQRQQQQSGNHPIVVHCSAGAGRTGTFIALSNILERVKAEGLLDVFQTVKSLRMQRPHMVQTVEQYDFCYRVVQDFVDIFSDYANFK comes from the exons ATGAGAAAGAACAACTTTTCAAACTTCAAATG GTTAAGAAACCAGAGAAAGGCTGTTGTCACCACAGTCGACAAGAAGATACCGAATGGCATTTTGGAAGAGCCAG AACAGACTGTGGTGCTGCTCCCCAGATCCCCCACGGCCTCCAGGACCTACCTCCCCATCCCCGTGGACTGCCTGGAGGAAGAGTTCCGGCTCCGCTCTGCTGACGATGGCAAGCTCTTCAGGGAGGAGTTCAAC TGCCTGCCCAGCGGCTACACCCAGGGAACGTGCGACGAGGCCAACAAGGAGGAGAACAAAGACAAGAATAGATACCCCAACATTCTACCAT ATGACCAGTCCAGAGTGGTGCTGACTCAGCTGGAGGGAAACCCCTGTTCAGACTACGTGAACGCTTCTTTCATTGAT GGGTACACAGAAAAGAACAAATTCATCGCAGCACAAG GACCGAAGCAGGACACAGTTGCAGATTTCTGGCGGATGATATGGGAGCAGAAGGTGGCCACCATAGTGATGCTGACAAACctcaaagagaggaaggag gacAAATGTTACCAGTACTGGCCCGATCAGGGCTGCTGGACCTATGGCAACATCCGCGTGGCTGTGGAAGACTTCACAGTCCTGGTGGACTACACCATACGCAAGTTCTGTGTTCAATAC CAGGCCAGCGACACGTCCAAGACCCCACGCCTGGTCACCCAGCTGCACTTCACCAGCTGGCCAGACTTTGGGGTTCCTTTCTCTCCCATCGGCATGCTCAAGTTCCTCAAGAAGGTCAAGCTGGTCAACCCCTCCTTCGCTGGACCCATTGTGGTCCACTGCAG CGCTGGCGTAGGCCGAACAGGCACCTTCATCGTCATCGACGGCATGATTGACATGATGCACCTGGAGCAGAAGGTCGACGTCTTTGGTTTTGTCTCCAAGATACGAGACCAGCGTTCTCAGCTGGTCCAGACAGAC ATGCAGCACTCCTTCATCTACCAGGCCCTGCTGGAATACTACCTCTACGGGGACACTGAGCTGGACGTGTCTTCTCTGGAAGGACACCTGCACAAACTCCACAACACCTCGGCTCCCCTCGACAGAgtgggcctggaggaggagttCAAG AAACTTACCAACATGCGAATCATGAAGGAGAACATGAGGACGGGGAATCTGCCTGCCAACATGAAGAAGAACCGAGTCCTCCAGATCATTCCAT ATGACTTCAACAGAGTGATTCTCTCCATGAGAAGAGGGCAGGAGTTCACAGATTACGTCAATGCATCTTTCATCGAC GGCTACAGGCAGAAGGACTACTTCATAGCCACCCAGGGCCCTCTGTCCCACACAGTGGAGGACTTCTGGAGGATGGTGTGGGAGTGGAAGTGTCACTCCATTGTCATGCTGACAGAgctccaggagagagagcag GAAAAGTGTTTGCAGTACTGGTCCACAGAGGATTCTGTCACCTATGGGGACTACAGCATAGAGATGAAAGGGGACACTTTGTGTGACACCTTTAGTCTACGAGACTTGGTCCTCACTTTTGGCCCG GAGAAGCAAACAAGACTGGTCAGGCACTTCCACTTCCACGGCTGGCCTGAGATTGGCATCCCTGCAGAGGGCAAGGGCATGATCGACATCATCGCCTCAGtgcagaggcagcagcagcagtcaggAAACCATCCTATTGTGGTTCACTGCAG tgCTGGTGCTGGGAGAACAGGTACGTTCATTGCTCTTAGCAACATCCTGGAGCGGGTCAAGGCTGAGGGGCTGCTGGATGTGTTCCAGACTGTGAAGAGTTTACGAATGCAGAGGCCCCATATGGTCCAAACAGTG GAACAGTATGACTTCTGCTACCGGGTGGTACAAGACtttgttgacattttctcagacTATGCCAATTTTAAATGA